DNA from Thermostichus vulcanus str. 'Rupite':
ATGGAGTTGGCAGTGCAGGGCAAAAAGCTGATTATCTCCGGTTGCTTGGCCCAGCACTTTCAGCAGGAACTCTTGGATGAGATTCCGGAAGCTGTTGCTTTGGTGGGCACCGGCGATTATCACCAGATCGTGCAGGTGATCGAACGGGTAGAGCGGGGAGAACGGGTGAATGCTGTCACCTCCAGCCTGGACTATATCGCCGACGAAACAGTGCCCCGCTACCGCACCACCCATGCTCCGGTAGCCTATTTGCGAGTGGCGGAGGGCTGCGATTATCGCTGTGCCTTTTGTATCATTCCCCATCTGCGGGGCAACCAACGCTCCCGTTCGATTGAGTCGATTGTCCGGGAGGCAGAACAACTGGCGGCAGAGGGGGTACAAGAGCTGATCTTGATCTCTCAGATCACCACCAATTACGGCCTAGATCTCTATGGGGAGCCCCGTCTCGCTGAGTTAATCCGTGCTCTAGGAAGAACCGACATTCCCTGGATCCGCATGCTCTACGCCTACCCCACCGGCTTGACCGCCAAGGTGTTAGAAGCGATTCAGGAAACTCCCAACTTCTTGCCCTACCTGGATCTGCCTCTTCAACACAGCCATCCCGAGGTGCTCAAGGCCATGAATCGCCCCTGGCAAGGGCAGGTGAACGACCAAGTGATCGAGCGGTTGCGCCAGGTTCTGCCTCAGGCGGTGCTGCGAACTACCTTCATTGTCGGGTTCCCAGGGGAAACGGAAGCCCACTTTCAGCATCTGTTGGAGTTTGTGCAGCGCCATCAATTCGACCATGTGGGGGTCTTCACCTTTTCTCCGGAGGAGGGCACTCCCGCCTATACCCGTCCGGATCCCATCCCGGAGTCCGTGAAACAAGAGCGTCGGGATCGGCTCATGCAGGTGCAGCAGGGGATCGCCTTCCGGCGTAACCGTGAGCAGGTGGGTCAGATCGTACCCGTACTTTTGGAGCAGGAAAACCCCAAAACCGGAGAGTGGATTGGCCGTTCCCCCCGTTTTGCTCCTGAGGTGGATGGGGTGGTCTACGTGCGGGGCGGAGGATCCCTGGGATCCCTGGTGCCGGTACACATTACCCGTGCTGAACCCTATGACTTGTTTGGCCAGGTGGTGGCCGCTCCAGAGGGATTTAATTGGAGTGGGCGTTAGACGTTCCTGGGCAATTCAAATTCATGGGATCCCCGCAGGCTTTGACTCCATTGAGATGAGAGTTGATCCACCATTTTGTCTTACACTGCTAGTGCATTGACCTCTGCCTTTCAACCCTAGGGCTACATAGAGTTGACGCACCTGCGAAAATACAGCGCGCTCACAATGCGCTCAGCAAAAGAGGAATCAGGAATGGCCACGCAAGATGAACTGAAGCAAGCCGCCGCTCGTGCTGCTGCCCATAAGGTGCAATCGGGCATGGTGGTCGGTCTGGGCACGGGATCCACCGCCGCTTTTGCCGTCAGTGCCCTGGCTGAGCGGATGCAAACGGAGGGGTTGAAGCTGATCGGGGTACCCACCTCCGTCCGAACGGCAGAACAGGCCCGCTCCCTCGGGATCCCCTTGGCCACCCTGGAGGAGCAACCCCATCTGGATATGGCCATTGACGGGGCTGATGAGATCGAGATCGGATCCCTGAATTTGATCAAGGGGGCGGGTGGAGCTCTGTTGCGGGAAAAATTGGTGGAAGCCAGCGCCGCCGAGCTGATCATCATCGCTGATGCTTCTAAAAAAGTGACCCAATTGGGTACCCGCTTTGCTTTGCCGGTAGAGGTGGTGCGCTTTGGTTGGAAAGCTACCTTTGCCCGGGTTGAGGCATTGGGCTGTACCCCCGTTTTGCGGCTAGATGAGAAGGGGGATCCCTACCTCACGGATGAGCAGCACTACATTCTGGATTGCCAGTTTGGCCCCATGGCAGATCCGGCCAAGCTTGCCGATCAACTCAAGGGAACGGTGGGTGTTGTGGAGCATGGTCTGTTCATTGGTATGGCCAAAGAAGCCATCATCGCGCTCCAGGATGGAATCGAAACCTTGGTTCCCACTCCTTAAGTGTTTGTGGAGTGTTTTTGGCGCAACGGGAAGGTTCCCATTTGCAATTATTTCCCTGAGGATCTCTCGTGAGTGGGGATTAAGGACACAAACAGGATTTGCAGCAACTTTGCGCCAGCCCCAACACCAGTCACCGCGGGGACAATCCCTAGAGTCCTTTTGAAATGGGTTAGGGACACAACCGTTGTTGTAGCAAACCCGCGTTTACTTTTGGGGTGGCGCAGCCTGCCGTAGGCATTGTTGCTACGCAACGCTAATGCTACGCGACACGCGACTGCGGAGCATGAAAGGGCTGTAAATTGTAAATGGGAACCTTGACATAGGAGTTGATATGGAGTGGTACATTGTGAGCAGGTTCCTATGGATTGGAAAGCTTGGAAACTCAGTAGGCAGAATATGGCAGGTGCTGCTATGAGGCAACTTTTTTTGCGTGCAGCAATCTGTGCCCTAATTGCCATAGTCGGCGTGCATTTTGTTGCCGCTGATCAGAGGTGGCTGCTGTTGGTTCTGGTAGGCATCTGCGGTATTGTTATCTCACTTACTCGTGCTGCGTTCGACAAAACGTTGAGTAGGGCGGAGCGTATCGTTTTTGTTCTGTGGGACGTGATAATCTTTCTTATTTTGATTGGTCTGATTCTCTTCTGATTCTCTTTTTGTGTGCTGATGGTTGTACGCCAGGTGAAATGTTAATCCCTATTCACTATTCATTTTGGGGATCCCATAAGAGCACTTGGATTAACTGGGCTGTTGTGAATGCAAGAGGGCTGAAAGCTGTATCCCATCGTTTGCATTCTCAATAAGGAGTGAATTTTTCGAGGTGTCCTCTAGTGAATAGGGACTTAAAAACACAAACAGGATTTGCAGCAACTCCGCGCCGGTGGTTTAGCTACTGTTTGAGCCTACAGCCCTTTGCACCAAGGGCACGCTAGCGCGTATCTCTCCGACAGGCTTTGCCAACGCCTCTCGTCCTGCGGACGAGCCGGAGGGTCATGGCAGCCCCAACACTGGTCACCTAGCACGGGGTTAATCCCCCTCGCGACAGCGGCGCGGAGCACTTTCGCCTTTTGAAATGGGTTAGGGACACAACCGTTGTTGTAGCAAACCCGCGCAAGAGCTGTCTTTTGGTTAAGACATCTAGGTATGGTGGCAATTGCAGTGTAATCATCGGTTGGATCCCTAGTCCTGGATGAGTAGAACGGGATCCTAGGAAATCTTTGCTCCAATTCCCTGAATTTGCCATCTTCAGCTCGGTCGTCTTTTCGCGTCACCATCTGGCCTTTCGGTAGGGATTCGAGTAAGGATAGATAGAGTGAGGAGTGTGACTCACCTGTGGGTGAGGATGGTCAATCATGGATCGCGTTCAGGGGTTAGGGCATTTGCCCAAGTCGCCCAGGGTATCGTTTGGAAAAGAGAGTACAGCGTTTCAGACAGAGGGAGAGCAAGCAGCTTCTGTTTGCAGGCTAATGGGTTCGGGTTTCCGCCAAGCTCCAGTCTGTAGGAGAGGATGAGTCGGATCATGCCACGACGGGTTCCTTCTACGCCGCCATCTCTGCCTGTTTTGGGTGCCCTAGTGCTGGCTCTCTCTGCTTGTGGCAACCTCTCTTCTTCTACCCTATCCCCCAGTGTTGTTCCGCCCTCAGCTCTACAACCAGTCTTCACCCCTAGCCCTTCTCCGCCAGCACCAGATTCTCTGACTCTGCAACAAGCGCGTCAGTCGGGTTTGTCGGTGCCAGACAACCGCATCGTTCTGCTGCTCCAGGAACAGGGATCCGACCTAGTGGCCCAGTTACCAGCCTCAGAAGTGGATCGTTGGTTGGCCCGCACCTCTGAGTGGCCGGGAGTGGAAGGGATCGACCTCAGCATCACTCGGGGCTCCTATCGCCAAACCGCCACGGCCACCCTTCGCCAGGGGCAACCCGCCACCTTCACCTTTACCAATCCCCCGGCTGGGGAAGCTGAGCTGAGTGCGATTGCCTACCGGGGCTCAACCACTTTGGCCCAAGGGAAGGGATCCCTGACCCTTTCTCCTCGCACCAGCGGTTCTGGTGCCAGTACCAACAACAGCGCCAACAGTAATCGTCGCCTTTCCCTGTTGGTTCTCTCCGAGGTGGAGGTGCCCCTACTCCATGCCGGATCTCCCGAGGTGACTCCGGGGCAACCGCTGCTGCTCTCAGGGGAAAATCTGGAACGAGTCGAAGCGGTTCTCTTTGCTTCGGCAGCCAACCCCAGTCGTATCCTCAGGGGCGAGATCCGCTCCCGCAGCGAAGGCCGTCTGACGGTGATGCCCCCTTTGTCTCTCTCTGGCTCCGTCTGGGTAGCCTTTGCCGATGCTTCGGGGCAGGGCTTGGGAACCTTGATCCTCGACTGGCCGGTGGCGACTCGTTCCCCCAGTCCTTCTCCCACACCCACTGCCACAGCAACGCCAGCCTGGGTTGTGGAAACCTTATCGATCGGCAACACTTCCGTTTCTAATGCCGACACAGAATCCACGCTCTCGGTGCGAGAGATCGCTGGCATTGCCGTGGATCCTGAGGGATACCTCTATTTAGCGGATGCAGCCCAGCATCGAATTTTTCGCCTTTCTCCAGAAGGAGAGCTAAAGGTTTGGGCAGGTGCCGGCACCGCTGGCTATCAGGATGGGTTAGCCGATCAGGCGCGGTTTGATGCTCCCCAAGGGCTGCTCTGGGATCCGGAGGGAGGGCTGTGGGTGGCAGACAGTGGCAACCATTGCCTGCGCTATATCGACCGTCAACAACAAGTCACCACCTTTGCCGGCACTTGTGAGGCTGGATACCGGGATGGGGATCCCACTCAGGCTCAGTTTCGTGCGCCCGTTGGCTTAGCCTTAGGGCCAGATGGTAGCCTTTATGTTGCGGATCGAGCCGACCACCGCATCCGCCGCATTACTGCCGAAGGGGAAGTTATGACGGTGGCCGGTACGGGGCAGGCGGGATCCGCAGATGGCCCAGCTGAGCAAGGGCAGTTGTCTCAACCGACGGCAGTTGCGGTGGAAGCCAACGGACGGGTTTGGATCGCGGATCAAGGCAACCACCGCATTCGGGTGCTATTGCCCGGTGGGCAGCTGACCACTTTATCAGGACAGGAGGCGGGCTATGCGGATGGCCCGCTAGCTCAGGCCCGCTTTCAATTTCCCAGTGGGCTAGCCTTTGATGCCACAGGGATCCTCTGGGTAGCGGATCGAGATAACCATCGCATTCGTCGCCTCAATCCCAGAGGTCAAGTTTCTACCTTGGCAGGCCAGGATGAACCCGGCTGGCAGGATGGCCCGGCTGCCCAAGCGCGCTTTGAGCAACCTTCCACCTTGGCCTTGTTACCGGATGGCAGTGTGGTGGTGGCAGATGCAGGATTGCCGGGATTGCGCCGCCTAAGCCTTCTCCCCACGTTGTCAGCGACTCCAGCACCGGTGGGATCCCTGTAGAATAATGCCTTCTGCCCACGACCCGACCGAGGGCTCTTATCATGCTGCCGTTGCCCAGCTTCCGTTCCCGCGATGCCCTGAATACAGCTTCCCAAAGAACCCTCAAGGATCAAGTATCGCAATGGCTGCAGGAACCGGGGTTAGAGTTTTTGCTGATGGGGCTGATCGTGGCTTCGGTTCTGCTCGTCGTGGCAGAAGCGGAGCTGAACCGCACAGGCCTGGGTCAGCCTTTGCAGCGCCTGGGGGATGGGATCAACGGCCTGTTTATGCTGGAGTTATCCCTGCGTTACTGGACAGCCAATCGCAAAGCCCGGTTTTTTCAGAACTACTGGCTGGATATCCTCTCGGTTGTGCCGTTGTGGCGGGGGCTGCGCCTGTTACGGTTGTTGCGCCTGCTGCGCTTGGGTATCCTCCTCAATCGTCGCCTCGCCCGTCGGGCCGGCCCCCTGTCCACCAGTCTGAGTTTGCAAATCGGTATTTTTCTGGTGATTGGATTGATCCTCATTGGTGGCACCTTGGCCATCTACCAATTTGAAGGGGATCCTGAGGGGAATTTTTCCAATCTCAATGAAGCCTTTTGGTGGAGTGTCTTCACCATGATCGCGGCAGAACCCATCGGCGCTGAAGCCAGTACGGGGCCGGGACGACTGGTAACGCTGGTGGTGACTCTGAGCGGTTTGACCATGTTTGCCGTCTTGACGGGGATCGTCTCGGCAGTAATGATCGAGCGGCTGAGGGAGGCTCTTGAGGTGCGTTTGATGGAGTTGGATGAGCTACGCGGGCACATCGTCATTTGTGGCTGGAACCGCAGCGGCCATTTGGTGATTGAGGAGTTGCAATCGGATCCAAAACTGCGGGAGTGCCCGATCGTGATCGTGGCGGAATTTGTGGAAACCCCAGAGCGGGATCTGCGCAAGGTTGATCGCTCCCAGCTCTACTTCCATACGGGGGACTACACTGCTTTGGATGTCCTGGAGAGTATTGGCATTCGGCAGGCTAGCCAAGCCATCTTGCTGGCAGACTCCACCCGGCCTCGCAGCGACCAAGACCGGGATGCCC
Protein-coding regions in this window:
- the rimO gene encoding 30S ribosomal protein S12 methylthiotransferase RimO; this encodes MNLLDTAPLTPSASTSKSIAVLHLGCEKNRVDTEHMLGLLATAGYRLEEDEETADYVIVNTCSFIEAARRESVSTLMELAVQGKKLIISGCLAQHFQQELLDEIPEAVALVGTGDYHQIVQVIERVERGERVNAVTSSLDYIADETVPRYRTTHAPVAYLRVAEGCDYRCAFCIIPHLRGNQRSRSIESIVREAEQLAAEGVQELILISQITTNYGLDLYGEPRLAELIRALGRTDIPWIRMLYAYPTGLTAKVLEAIQETPNFLPYLDLPLQHSHPEVLKAMNRPWQGQVNDQVIERLRQVLPQAVLRTTFIVGFPGETEAHFQHLLEFVQRHQFDHVGVFTFSPEEGTPAYTRPDPIPESVKQERRDRLMQVQQGIAFRRNREQVGQIVPVLLEQENPKTGEWIGRSPRFAPEVDGVVYVRGGGSLGSLVPVHITRAEPYDLFGQVVAAPEGFNWSGR
- the rpiA gene encoding ribose-5-phosphate isomerase RpiA, which encodes MATQDELKQAAARAAAHKVQSGMVVGLGTGSTAAFAVSALAERMQTEGLKLIGVPTSVRTAEQARSLGIPLATLEEQPHLDMAIDGADEIEIGSLNLIKGAGGALLREKLVEASAAELIIIADASKKVTQLGTRFALPVEVVRFGWKATFARVEALGCTPVLRLDEKGDPYLTDEQHYILDCQFGPMADPAKLADQLKGTVGVVEHGLFIGMAKEAIIALQDGIETLVPTP
- a CDS encoding NHL repeat-containing protein; translated protein: MSRIMPRRVPSTPPSLPVLGALVLALSACGNLSSSTLSPSVVPPSALQPVFTPSPSPPAPDSLTLQQARQSGLSVPDNRIVLLLQEQGSDLVAQLPASEVDRWLARTSEWPGVEGIDLSITRGSYRQTATATLRQGQPATFTFTNPPAGEAELSAIAYRGSTTLAQGKGSLTLSPRTSGSGASTNNSANSNRRLSLLVLSEVEVPLLHAGSPEVTPGQPLLLSGENLERVEAVLFASAANPSRILRGEIRSRSEGRLTVMPPLSLSGSVWVAFADASGQGLGTLILDWPVATRSPSPSPTPTATATPAWVVETLSIGNTSVSNADTESTLSVREIAGIAVDPEGYLYLADAAQHRIFRLSPEGELKVWAGAGTAGYQDGLADQARFDAPQGLLWDPEGGLWVADSGNHCLRYIDRQQQVTTFAGTCEAGYRDGDPTQAQFRAPVGLALGPDGSLYVADRADHRIRRITAEGEVMTVAGTGQAGSADGPAEQGQLSQPTAVAVEANGRVWIADQGNHRIRVLLPGGQLTTLSGQEAGYADGPLAQARFQFPSGLAFDATGILWVADRDNHRIRRLNPRGQVSTLAGQDEPGWQDGPAAQARFEQPSTLALLPDGSVVVADAGLPGLRRLSLLPTLSATPAPVGSL
- a CDS encoding ion transporter — encoded protein: MLPLPSFRSRDALNTASQRTLKDQVSQWLQEPGLEFLLMGLIVASVLLVVAEAELNRTGLGQPLQRLGDGINGLFMLELSLRYWTANRKARFFQNYWLDILSVVPLWRGLRLLRLLRLLRLGILLNRRLARRAGPLSTSLSLQIGIFLVIGLILIGGTLAIYQFEGDPEGNFSNLNEAFWWSVFTMIAAEPIGAEASTGPGRLVTLVVTLSGLTMFAVLTGIVSAVMIERLREALEVRLMELDELRGHIVICGWNRSGHLVIEELQSDPKLRECPIVIVAEFVETPERDLRKVDRSQLYFHTGDYTALDVLESIGIRQASQAILLADSTRPRSDQDRDARTVLAALTIEKLNPSIHTCAQLLDRRNDVQMRVAGVEDVVVGDEMTSHLIATSTRNRGLTDILAELLTVQIGNQFYKVPLPKSWVGLTFAQGSLRAKQDFDGILVAIERRQGGSRTSRVNPPADTELLEDDLIVVIARQAPHS